In Mycobacterium sp. 050128, one genomic interval encodes:
- the hisN gene encoding histidinol-phosphatase → MSQDDLALAMTLADRADRLTRDRFGALDLRVDTKPDLTPVTDADRAVEAEVREVLARERPDDSVVGEEFGGTTSFTGRQWIVDPIDGTKNFVRGVPVWASLIALLDDGVPVVGVVSAPALQRRWWASRGQGAFVSVDGAPSRRLSVSSVAQLDSASLSFSSLSGWAERGLRDHLIELTDAVWRVRAYGDFFSYCLLAEGAVDIAAEPEVSVWDLAALDILVREAGGTFTGLDGIAGPHRGDAVATNGLLHERVLRSLGVK, encoded by the coding sequence ATGAGTCAGGATGATCTCGCATTGGCGATGACGCTTGCCGACCGTGCGGACAGACTGACTCGCGATCGGTTCGGCGCCCTGGACCTGCGCGTCGACACCAAACCGGACCTGACCCCGGTGACCGACGCCGATCGGGCGGTTGAAGCTGAAGTCCGCGAGGTGCTGGCCCGCGAGCGACCCGACGACAGCGTCGTCGGCGAGGAATTCGGCGGGACAACCAGCTTCACCGGCCGGCAATGGATCGTCGACCCGATCGACGGCACCAAGAATTTCGTGCGCGGGGTTCCGGTGTGGGCCAGCCTGATCGCACTGCTTGACGACGGCGTGCCCGTGGTCGGTGTCGTGAGCGCGCCGGCGCTGCAACGACGGTGGTGGGCATCCCGCGGCCAAGGCGCCTTCGTCTCGGTCGACGGCGCACCGTCGCGGCGTTTGTCGGTTTCCTCAGTGGCACAGCTGGATTCGGCGAGCCTGTCGTTTTCCAGCCTGTCGGGTTGGGCCGAACGCGGCCTGCGGGACCATCTCATCGAGCTGACCGACGCCGTGTGGCGGGTGCGTGCGTATGGCGATTTCTTCTCGTATTGCCTACTCGCCGAGGGCGCGGTGGATATCGCGGCCGAACCGGAAGTCTCGGTGTGGGATCTGGCAGCACTCGACATCCTGGTGCGCGAGGCCGGCGGGACATTCACCGGCCTGGACGGCATCGCGGGCCCTCATCGCGGCGATGCCGTGGCCACAAACGGCCTGTTGCACGAGCGCGTACTGCGCAGCCTCGGTGTGAAGTAG
- a CDS encoding pyridoxamine 5'-phosphate oxidase family protein — protein sequence MTDEPAVVLSEDESWRRLGGVALGRLVTSFAGEPEIFPVNYAVQDRTVLFRTAEGTKLFSAVGNSVVVFEADDHDVAEGWSVIVRGRARVLKTAADIEQADRAQLMPWTATVKKHYVRVTPTDITGRHFTFGPEPDPHASFA from the coding sequence ATGACTGATGAGCCCGCGGTCGTTTTGTCGGAAGACGAGAGTTGGCGCAGGTTGGGCGGCGTCGCCTTGGGCCGGCTGGTGACCAGTTTCGCCGGCGAACCCGAGATCTTCCCGGTGAACTATGCGGTGCAAGACCGAACGGTGCTGTTCCGCACCGCCGAGGGCACCAAGTTGTTTTCCGCCGTGGGGAACAGCGTGGTGGTGTTCGAGGCCGACGACCACGACGTCGCCGAAGGCTGGAGCGTGATCGTCCGGGGCCGTGCTCGAGTGCTGAAGACCGCGGCGGACATCGAGCAAGCCGACCGCGCCCAGTTGATGCCGTGGACGGCGACCGTAAAGAAGCATTACGTCCGGGTGACCCCGACCGATATAACGGGCCGCCACTTCACATTTGGACCGGAACCGGATCCGCACGCATCGTTTGCCTGA
- a CDS encoding acyl-CoA dehydrogenase family protein produces MTDTVSGSNTSRPRGKRRGRKTGVGMQPHRRTGIDITLALLTPLVGQDFLDKYHLRDPMNRGLRYGTKTIFSTAGAASRQFKRVQNLRSGPTRLKSSGQDYYDLRPDDEQKMIVETLEEFAEEVLRPAAPEADEAASYPPDLMAKAAELGITAINIPEDFDGIAAHRSSVTNVLVAEALAYGDMGLALPILAPGGVAAALTHWGSADQQATYLPEFAGENVPQACVAIAEPQPLFDPTRLKATAVRTPSGYRLDGVKSLVPAAADAELFIVGAQLNGKPALFIVESGAKGLSVKPDPSMGIRAAALGQLELSGVTVPINARLGEDEATVEDYSEAIALSRLGWAALAVGTSHAVLDYVIPYVKERQAFGEPVARRQAVAFMCANIAIELDGLRLITWRGAARAEQGLPFIREAALARRIGADKGMQIGLDGVQLLGGHGYTKEHPVERWYRDLRAIGVAEGVVVI; encoded by the coding sequence ATGACGGACACTGTCTCCGGTTCAAATACCTCCCGTCCACGCGGAAAACGGCGCGGCCGCAAGACCGGCGTCGGGATGCAACCGCACCGCCGCACCGGGATCGACATCACCCTGGCGCTGCTCACCCCGCTCGTCGGCCAGGATTTTCTGGACAAATACCACCTGCGCGACCCGATGAACCGGGGCCTGCGCTACGGCACCAAGACGATCTTTTCCACCGCCGGAGCCGCTTCACGCCAGTTCAAGCGGGTTCAGAACCTGCGCAGTGGACCCACCCGGCTGAAGTCCAGCGGCCAGGACTACTACGACCTGCGGCCCGACGACGAACAGAAGATGATCGTCGAGACCCTCGAGGAATTCGCCGAAGAGGTACTGCGGCCCGCCGCACCCGAGGCCGACGAGGCGGCGAGCTACCCGCCTGACTTGATGGCCAAGGCGGCCGAACTCGGCATCACCGCGATCAACATCCCCGAGGACTTCGACGGCATTGCCGCCCACCGCTCCAGCGTCACCAACGTGCTGGTGGCCGAGGCGTTGGCCTACGGCGACATGGGGTTGGCACTGCCCATCCTGGCCCCGGGCGGCGTGGCAGCCGCGTTGACCCACTGGGGCAGCGCGGACCAGCAGGCCACCTATCTACCCGAGTTCGCCGGCGAGAATGTCCCGCAGGCCTGCGTGGCAATCGCCGAACCGCAACCGCTGTTCGACCCCACCCGGTTGAAGGCCACGGCGGTGCGCACACCGAGCGGGTATCGCCTCGACGGTGTGAAGTCGTTGGTCCCGGCCGCGGCCGATGCCGAGCTGTTCATCGTCGGCGCACAACTGAATGGCAAGCCCGCACTGTTCATCGTCGAATCGGGCGCCAAAGGCCTTAGCGTCAAGCCGGATCCGAGTATGGGGATCCGGGCCGCCGCGTTGGGTCAGCTCGAGCTCTCCGGCGTGACCGTGCCGATAAATGCCCGCCTCGGCGAGGACGAAGCCACCGTTGAGGACTACTCCGAGGCGATCGCACTGTCCCGGCTGGGCTGGGCGGCGCTGGCCGTCGGCACCTCGCACGCGGTCCTCGACTACGTCATCCCGTATGTGAAGGAGCGCCAGGCATTCGGCGAGCCCGTCGCCCGTCGTCAGGCCGTGGCGTTCATGTGCGCGAACATCGCGATCGAGCTGGACGGGCTGCGGCTGATCACCTGGCGCGGCGCCGCGCGTGCCGAACAAGGCCTTCCGTTCATCCGCGAAGCCGCGCTGGCGAGGCGGATCGGCGCCGACAAGGGCATGCAAATCGGACTGGACGGCGTGCAACTTCTCGGTGGCCACGGCTACACGAAAGAACACCCCGTCGAACGCTGGTACCGCGACCTGCGGGCCATCGGCGTCGCCGAGGGCGTCGTCGTTATCTAA
- the ftsE gene encoding cell division ATP-binding protein FtsE: protein MITLDHVSKKYKASARPALDDVNVKIDKGEFVFLIGPSGSGKSTFMRLLLAAETPTTGDVRVSKFHVNKLPGRHVPKLRQVIGCVFQDFRLLQQKTVYENVAFALEVIGKRADQINRVVPDVLETVGLSGKANRLPHELSGGEQQRVAIARAFVNRPLVLLADEPTGNLDPDTSNDIMDLLERINRTGTTVLMATHDHHIVDSMRQRVVELSLGRLVRDEQRGVYGMDR, encoded by the coding sequence ATGATCACCCTTGACCATGTCAGCAAGAAGTACAAAGCGTCGGCGCGTCCGGCGTTAGACGACGTCAACGTCAAAATCGACAAGGGTGAGTTCGTCTTCCTGATCGGTCCGTCGGGTTCGGGAAAATCGACGTTCATGCGGTTGCTGCTGGCCGCGGAGACGCCGACCACCGGGGACGTGCGGGTCTCGAAGTTCCACGTCAACAAGCTGCCCGGTCGGCATGTGCCCAAGCTGCGCCAGGTGATTGGCTGCGTTTTCCAGGACTTTCGTCTGCTACAGCAAAAGACGGTGTATGAAAACGTCGCCTTCGCGCTGGAAGTCATCGGCAAGCGCGCCGATCAGATCAACCGGGTCGTGCCCGACGTGCTCGAGACGGTCGGTCTGTCCGGCAAGGCCAACCGGCTGCCGCACGAGTTGTCGGGTGGTGAGCAGCAGCGGGTGGCGATCGCCCGCGCGTTCGTCAACCGGCCGCTGGTCCTGCTGGCCGACGAGCCGACCGGCAACCTCGACCCCGACACCAGCAACGACATTATGGATCTGCTGGAGCGAATCAACCGCACCGGGACGACGGTCCTGATGGCGACGCACGACCACCACATCGTCGACTCGATGCGCCAGCGCGTCGTCGAGTTGTCGCTGGGCAGACTGGTTCGCGACGAGCAGCGTGGCGTCTACGGGATGGACCGCTAG
- a CDS encoding EamA family transporter: protein MMLAAYPVEAVLLGLIALSVGGPIHSGAILWGSLYGVGQAFGMWAFYAALGSGPISVVAPLAGVLNAAVPVAVGIALGERPGPAASAGVVLAIVAVMLVSREATVEGKRQFRFTPKVAWLTILAGCAFGLDLVFLHQSPHESKLWPLMFARLSATVVITALAASRRSLRLPRGESMKLALAIALLDICALVTQLIALQSWLLSLASIMISMYPAATVVLAMMVLRERVTRWQGIGMVMAMGSVAMIAAA from the coding sequence GTGATGTTGGCGGCTTATCCGGTCGAGGCGGTGTTGCTGGGCCTGATCGCGCTGAGCGTTGGTGGGCCGATTCATTCCGGCGCGATCTTGTGGGGCAGCCTGTACGGCGTCGGTCAGGCGTTCGGCATGTGGGCGTTCTATGCGGCGCTCGGGTCTGGGCCTATCTCGGTGGTCGCGCCACTGGCGGGCGTGCTCAATGCCGCGGTGCCTGTGGCGGTCGGCATCGCACTGGGGGAGAGGCCGGGCCCGGCGGCGTCGGCTGGCGTGGTGCTGGCCATTGTCGCGGTGATGCTGGTCAGCCGTGAGGCCACGGTCGAGGGCAAGAGGCAATTCCGCTTCACTCCCAAAGTGGCCTGGCTGACCATATTGGCCGGGTGTGCATTCGGGCTGGACTTGGTGTTCCTGCACCAGTCACCACACGAATCCAAGCTTTGGCCGCTGATGTTCGCCCGGCTGTCGGCCACGGTGGTGATCACCGCGCTGGCCGCGTCCCGACGCAGCTTGCGGCTTCCGCGGGGGGAGTCGATGAAGCTGGCGCTGGCCATTGCGCTGCTCGACATCTGCGCCCTGGTGACCCAGCTGATAGCGCTGCAGTCGTGGCTGCTGTCGTTGGCCAGCATCATGATTTCGATGTATCCCGCCGCCACCGTCGTTCTGGCGATGATGGTTCTGCGCGAGCGTGTGACTCGCTGGCAGGGCATCGGCATGGTGATGGCCATGGGATCTGTGGCCATGATCGCCGCCGCCTAA
- a CDS encoding mechanosensitive ion channel family protein, translating into MTTNTNYVASAMTQPWHNFWHGHIGGWILDQGLRVVMLLIASVLAVRFVTWVAQQVTRQLDVGFTESDALVRSEATKHRQAVASVIQWVSIVLIAIWAVVQISDVLNFSVGGLVAPATVIGAALGFGAQQLVKDLLSGFFIIVEKQYGFGDLVSLTVAGINAEARGTVENVTLRVTRLRSSDGELFTIPNGQIVKTVNLSKDWARAVIDIPVSTSADLNRVNEVLHEVCDHAMDNPLLGELLLDAPTLMGLESIEVDTVTLRMVARTLPGKQFEAGRQLRVLVMRALARAGIVTTADATVSVVEDDAGVAKSAEAAAEIAHESVKQ; encoded by the coding sequence ATGACGACTAATACAAATTATGTTGCTAGCGCGATGACGCAGCCGTGGCACAACTTTTGGCACGGCCACATCGGTGGCTGGATCCTCGACCAGGGCCTGCGCGTCGTGATGTTGCTGATCGCGTCGGTGCTCGCGGTCCGCTTCGTCACCTGGGTGGCCCAGCAGGTCACCCGGCAGCTCGACGTCGGCTTCACCGAGAGCGACGCCCTGGTGCGTTCGGAGGCGACCAAGCACCGCCAGGCCGTGGCGTCGGTGATCCAGTGGGTGTCGATCGTCCTGATTGCGATCTGGGCCGTCGTCCAGATCAGCGACGTGCTGAACTTTTCCGTCGGCGGCCTGGTCGCGCCCGCCACTGTCATCGGTGCGGCGCTGGGTTTCGGTGCTCAGCAGCTGGTCAAGGATCTGCTCTCCGGTTTCTTCATCATCGTTGAGAAGCAGTACGGCTTTGGTGACCTGGTCTCGCTGACGGTCGCCGGGATCAACGCCGAGGCGCGCGGCACGGTCGAGAACGTGACCTTGCGGGTGACGCGGCTGCGCTCGTCGGACGGCGAGTTGTTCACCATCCCCAATGGCCAGATCGTCAAGACCGTCAACCTGTCCAAGGACTGGGCGCGAGCGGTGATCGACATCCCCGTCTCGACCAGCGCCGACCTCAACCGGGTCAACGAGGTCCTGCATGAGGTGTGCGACCACGCGATGGACAACCCGTTGCTGGGTGAGCTGCTGCTGGACGCACCCACCCTGATGGGCCTGGAAAGCATCGAAGTCGACACCGTCACGCTGCGCATGGTGGCGCGCACGTTGCCCGGCAAACAGTTCGAGGCCGGCCGGCAGCTGCGGGTGCTGGTCATGCGGGCACTCGCCCGCGCCGGCATTGTCACCACGGCCGACGCAACGGTGAGCGTGGTCGAGGACGACGCCGGCGTCGCAAAGTCCGCCGAAGCAGCGGCTGAGATCGCGCACGAGTCGGTGAAACAGTGA
- the ftsX gene encoding permease-like cell division protein FtsX, whose product MRFGFLLNEVLTGLRRNVTMTVAMILTTAISVGLFGGGLLVVRLAEHSRAIYLDRVETQVFLTDDVSANDPTCGTNPCKALRTKIEGRDDVKSVRFLNRQDAYDDAIRKFPQYKDVAGKDSFPASFIVKLNNPEQHKDFDLAMQGQPGVLSVLNQKDLIDRLFAVLDGLSNVAFAVALVQAVGAILLIANMVQVAAFTRRTEIGIMRLVGASRWYTQLPFLLEAMLAAALGVAIAVGGLIVVRALFLDNALNQFYQANLIARVDYADILYISPILFLLGVSMAGLTAYATLRLYVRR is encoded by the coding sequence GTGCGCTTCGGCTTCCTACTCAACGAGGTCCTCACCGGTCTTCGTCGAAATGTGACGATGACGGTCGCGATGATCCTGACGACCGCGATCTCGGTTGGCCTGTTCGGCGGCGGTCTGCTGGTGGTGCGGTTGGCCGAGCACTCCCGCGCCATCTACCTCGATCGCGTCGAGACGCAGGTGTTCCTCACCGACGACGTCTCCGCGAACGATCCGACGTGCGGCACCAATCCATGTAAGGCGTTGCGGACGAAGATCGAAGGCCGCGATGACGTCAAATCGGTTCGCTTTCTTAATCGTCAGGACGCATACGACGACGCCATCCGAAAGTTCCCGCAGTACAAGGACGTTGCGGGCAAGGATTCCTTCCCCGCGTCCTTCATCGTCAAGTTGAACAATCCCGAGCAGCACAAGGACTTTGACCTTGCGATGCAGGGCCAGCCCGGTGTGCTCTCGGTGCTCAATCAGAAAGACCTGATCGACCGGCTCTTCGCGGTCCTGGACGGCTTGAGCAATGTGGCGTTCGCCGTCGCATTAGTGCAGGCTGTCGGCGCGATTCTGTTGATTGCCAACATGGTTCAGGTCGCCGCATTTACGCGGCGCACCGAGATCGGAATCATGCGGCTGGTGGGGGCAAGTCGCTGGTACACGCAGTTGCCGTTCCTGTTGGAGGCGATGCTCGCGGCGGCCCTCGGTGTGGCGATCGCGGTTGGCGGCTTGATCGTGGTGCGTGCACTGTTCCTGGACAACGCGTTAAACCAGTTCTACCAAGCCAATTTGATCGCTCGCGTTGACTACGCCGACATCCTTTACATCTCCCCGATTCTGTTCCTGCTCGGCGTGTCGATGGCCGGGTTAACGGCTTACGCCACGTTGCGCCTCTACGTACGGCGTTAG
- the smpB gene encoding SsrA-binding protein SmpB, which yields MAAKSSGGKASGGKRDGKKIVATNRKARHNYAIEELFEAGVALVGTEVKSLRLGQASLADAFATVDDGEVWLRNLHIPEYEHGSWTNHDPRRTRKLLLHRRQIDTLIGKIRDGNLALVPLSLYFSEGKVKVELALARGKRAYDKRQDLARRDAQREVVRELGRRAKGMN from the coding sequence GTGGCCGCAAAGTCCAGTGGGGGCAAGGCCAGTGGTGGCAAGCGAGACGGCAAGAAGATCGTCGCCACCAATCGCAAGGCCAGACACAACTACGCGATCGAGGAATTGTTCGAGGCCGGAGTGGCTTTAGTCGGCACCGAAGTGAAAAGCCTACGGCTGGGCCAGGCTTCGCTCGCTGATGCGTTCGCTACCGTCGATGACGGCGAAGTGTGGTTGCGTAACTTGCACATTCCCGAGTACGAGCACGGTAGCTGGACAAACCATGATCCTCGTCGCACTCGGAAGTTGTTGTTACATAGGCGACAGATCGACACACTCATCGGAAAAATCCGCGATGGTAACCTCGCCTTGGTGCCGCTGTCGCTGTATTTTTCCGAGGGCAAGGTCAAGGTCGAGCTCGCACTGGCACGAGGTAAGCGAGCGTACGACAAACGTCAGGACCTCGCCCGCCGTGACGCCCAGCGTGAAGTTGTTCGCGAACTGGGGCGACGAGCAAAGGGTATGAACTGA
- a CDS encoding FAD-dependent oxidoreductase, producing MRRFHVAIVGSGPSGFFAAASLLKAADTSDEIDVAVDMLEMLPTPWGLVRSGVAPDHPKIKSISKQFEKIAGDPRFRFFGNVAVGEHVAPAELGERYHAVIYAIGAQSDRSLKIPGEDLAGSMAAVEFVGWYNAHPHFESATPDLSGARAVVIGNGNVALDVARILITDPGALAETDIADHALESLRPCGVEEVVIVGRRGPLEAAFTTLELRELADLDGVDVIVDPAQLEGISDEDAEAAGKTTKQNIKVLRDYANREPRPGHRRMVFRFLTSPIEIKGDDKVEGIVLGRNELVADQSGRVSAKDTGEREELPAQLVVRSVGYRGMPTPGLPFDDKTATIPNTNGRVEGSRNEYVVGWIKRGPTGVIGTNKKDSQDTVDTVITDLTGADELSAFPDDHAEKLADWLASRQPKLVTSAHWDMIDAHERAAGEPHGRPRVKLPNLVELLRIGHG from the coding sequence ATGCGTCGGTTTCATGTCGCCATCGTCGGCTCCGGACCATCGGGTTTCTTCGCCGCAGCATCTTTGCTGAAGGCCGCCGATACCTCCGATGAGATCGATGTCGCGGTCGACATGCTCGAGATGTTGCCGACACCGTGGGGACTGGTGCGCTCCGGCGTGGCACCCGACCATCCCAAGATCAAGTCGATCAGCAAGCAGTTCGAAAAGATCGCCGGCGATCCCCGCTTCCGGTTCTTCGGCAACGTGGCGGTGGGTGAGCACGTGGCTCCCGCCGAACTAGGCGAGCGCTACCACGCCGTGATTTATGCGATCGGGGCGCAATCGGATCGCTCGTTGAAGATTCCCGGCGAAGACTTGGCGGGCAGCATGGCCGCCGTCGAATTCGTGGGCTGGTACAACGCCCATCCACACTTCGAGAGCGCGACCCCGGATCTGTCCGGGGCCCGTGCCGTCGTGATTGGCAACGGCAACGTGGCCCTCGACGTCGCCCGCATCCTGATCACCGACCCCGGCGCGCTGGCCGAGACCGATATCGCCGATCACGCGCTGGAATCCCTGCGCCCATGCGGTGTGGAAGAAGTGGTGATCGTCGGCCGACGCGGTCCCTTGGAGGCCGCGTTCACCACGCTGGAATTGCGCGAGCTGGCCGACCTCGACGGGGTCGACGTCATCGTCGATCCCGCGCAGCTGGAGGGCATCAGCGATGAGGATGCGGAGGCCGCCGGCAAGACCACGAAACAGAACATCAAGGTGCTGCGCGACTACGCCAACCGCGAACCCCGCCCGGGACACCGGCGCATGGTGTTCCGGTTCCTGACCTCTCCGATCGAGATCAAGGGCGACGACAAGGTGGAGGGAATCGTCCTTGGCCGCAACGAGTTGGTCGCCGACCAGAGCGGGCGGGTATCGGCCAAGGACACCGGGGAGCGCGAGGAGCTGCCGGCTCAGCTGGTGGTGCGCTCGGTCGGATATCGCGGCATGCCCACCCCGGGGCTGCCCTTTGACGACAAGACCGCGACCATCCCCAACACCAACGGCCGGGTCGAGGGCAGCCGCAATGAATACGTGGTCGGCTGGATCAAGCGGGGGCCGACCGGCGTCATCGGCACCAATAAGAAGGACTCTCAAGACACCGTCGACACCGTGATCACGGATCTGACCGGCGCCGACGAACTGTCCGCATTCCCGGATGACCATGCCGAGAAATTGGCCGACTGGCTGGCCTCGCGCCAACCGAAGCTGGTCACCTCGGCCCATTGGGACATGATCGATGCCCATGAGCGTGCGGCCGGCGAGCCGCACGGGCGTCCCCGCGTCAAACTGCCGAACCTCGTCGAGCTGCTGCGCATCGGCCACGGCTGA
- a CDS encoding acyl-CoA dehydrogenase family protein, translating into MAINLELPRKMQAVIDKAHQAGAEMMRPIARKYDDHEHAYPVELDTLASLFSGAAESNAMGLAGAEAFRSSESKEENRNGSNMAAVLQTLEASWGDAAMMLSIPYQGLGNAAISGVATDEQLNRLGRVWAAMAITEPSFGSDSAAVSTTAKLDGDEYVINGEKIFVTAGSRATHIVVWATLDKSLGRPAIKSFIVPREHPGVSVERLEKKLGIKGSDTAVIRFDNVRIPKDNLLGNPEIQSGKGFSGVMETFDNTRPVVAGMAIGIARAALEELRKILTEAGVEISYDRPAHAQSAAAAEFLRMEADWESSYQLTLRAAWQADNKIPNSKEASMAKAKAGRVGTDVTLKAVELAGTAGYSEQMLLEKWARDSKIMDIFEGTQQIQQLVVARRLLGLSSSELK; encoded by the coding sequence ATGGCAATCAATCTGGAACTGCCCCGCAAGATGCAAGCGGTGATCGACAAGGCCCATCAGGCCGGCGCGGAGATGATGCGACCGATCGCCCGCAAGTACGACGACCATGAGCACGCCTACCCGGTGGAACTGGACACGTTGGCCAGTCTGTTCTCCGGCGCTGCTGAATCCAATGCCATGGGACTCGCCGGGGCCGAGGCGTTCCGCAGCAGCGAGAGCAAGGAAGAGAACCGCAACGGCTCCAACATGGCCGCGGTGCTGCAGACACTCGAGGCCAGTTGGGGCGACGCGGCGATGATGCTGTCGATTCCCTATCAAGGCCTGGGCAACGCTGCGATCAGTGGCGTTGCCACCGACGAACAGCTGAACCGGCTGGGCCGGGTGTGGGCGGCGATGGCGATCACCGAACCGAGCTTTGGATCCGACTCGGCGGCCGTATCGACGACCGCCAAGCTGGACGGTGACGAATACGTGATCAACGGCGAAAAGATCTTCGTCACAGCCGGTTCGCGGGCCACGCACATCGTGGTGTGGGCGACGCTGGACAAGTCGCTGGGCCGTCCGGCGATCAAGTCGTTCATAGTGCCGCGCGAACATCCCGGTGTCAGCGTCGAGCGGCTCGAGAAGAAGCTCGGCATCAAAGGCTCCGACACCGCGGTGATCCGGTTCGACAACGTGCGGATCCCGAAGGACAACCTGCTGGGCAATCCTGAAATCCAATCGGGCAAAGGGTTTTCCGGCGTCATGGAGACTTTCGACAACACCAGGCCGGTCGTCGCCGGCATGGCCATCGGCATCGCCCGGGCCGCCCTGGAGGAACTGCGCAAGATTCTCACCGAGGCCGGAGTGGAGATCTCCTACGACAGGCCCGCGCACGCCCAAAGCGCCGCCGCGGCCGAATTCCTGCGGATGGAGGCCGACTGGGAGTCCAGCTACCAGCTGACCCTGCGCGCGGCGTGGCAGGCCGACAACAAGATTCCCAACTCCAAAGAAGCATCGATGGCTAAGGCCAAGGCAGGCCGGGTGGGCACCGACGTCACCCTGAAAGCGGTCGAATTAGCCGGCACCGCAGGCTATTCGGAGCAGATGCTGTTGGAGAAGTGGGCACGTGACTCTAAGATCATGGACATCTTCGAAGGAACCCAGCAGATCCAGCAGCTCGTGGTGGCCCGCCGGCTGCTCGGCCTGTCCTCCTCCGAACTCAAGTAG
- the prfB gene encoding peptide chain release factor 2 — protein MEPDRQADIAALDSALTTVERVLDVDGLRSRIEKLEHEASDPKLWDDQANAQRVTSELSHTQGELRRVEQLRQRVDDLPVLYELAAEEGAEKEGADALAEADAELKALRADIEAAEVRTLLSGEYDEREALVTIRSGAGGVDAADWAEMLMRMYIRWAEQHKYGVEVFDTSYAEEAGIKSATFAVHAPFAYGTLSVEQGTHRLVRISPFDNQSRRQTSFAEVEVLPVVETTDHIEIPEGDLRVDVYRSSGPGGQSVNTTDSAVRLTHIPTGIVVTCQNEKSQLQNKVAAMRVLQAKLLERKRLEERAELDALKGDGGSSWGNQMRSYVLHPYQMVKDLRTEYEVGNPAAVLDGDIDGFLEAGIRWRNRKDDD, from the coding sequence GTGGAACCTGACCGTCAAGCCGATATCGCCGCCCTCGACTCCGCCCTGACCACGGTGGAAAGGGTGCTCGATGTGGACGGTCTGCGCAGCCGCATCGAGAAGCTCGAGCACGAGGCGTCCGATCCCAAACTGTGGGACGACCAGGCCAACGCGCAGCGGGTGACCAGCGAGTTGTCGCACACCCAGGGCGAGTTGCGCCGCGTCGAGCAGTTGCGTCAGCGGGTCGACGATCTGCCGGTGCTCTACGAGCTGGCCGCCGAGGAGGGCGCGGAAAAAGAGGGAGCCGACGCCCTCGCCGAGGCGGACGCCGAGCTGAAGGCCTTGCGTGCCGACATCGAAGCCGCTGAGGTGCGCACCCTGCTGTCGGGGGAGTACGACGAGCGCGAGGCGCTGGTGACCATCCGCTCCGGCGCGGGCGGGGTGGACGCCGCGGACTGGGCCGAGATGCTGATGCGGATGTATATCCGGTGGGCCGAGCAACACAAGTACGGCGTTGAGGTGTTCGACACTTCTTACGCCGAAGAAGCCGGGATCAAGAGCGCTACCTTCGCCGTGCACGCACCGTTTGCCTACGGCACGTTGTCGGTGGAACAGGGCACCCATCGGCTGGTGCGGATCAGCCCGTTCGACAACCAAAGTCGGCGTCAGACGTCCTTCGCCGAAGTCGAGGTGCTGCCGGTGGTGGAGACCACCGATCACATCGAAATTCCGGAAGGCGATCTGCGTGTCGACGTGTACCGATCCAGCGGTCCCGGGGGGCAGTCGGTGAACACCACCGACTCGGCGGTTCGACTCACCCACATCCCGACCGGTATCGTCGTGACTTGCCAGAACGAAAAGTCGCAATTGCAGAACAAAGTTGCGGCGATGCGGGTTCTGCAAGCAAAGTTGTTGGAGCGCAAGCGTTTAGAAGAACGTGCTGAGCTGGACGCGCTCAAAGGTGACGGCGGCAGCTCCTGGGGTAACCAGATGCGCTCCTATGTATTGCATCCGTATCAGATGGTCAAGGATCTGCGGACCGAGTACGAGGTCGGCAATCCGGCGGCCGTCTTGGACGGGGACATCGACGGGTTCCTGGAAGCGGGGATCCGGTGGCGCAACCGAAAAGATGACGACTAA